A region of the Chitinivibrionales bacterium genome:
ATGTAAGCTCATCATGGAGATTGATTTTATTTTTTATCGTTAAATCCCGTGACAACAGCAATCTCCCTTTCAGATCATACACCTTGATCGCAGTGATGTCCTTAAAATCAAGTCGGGAAATATTCGTCGAAAATCCTGCAAACTTTGTGATCGAAGACTGCCGCCCGATTCTCATTGCCGGTGACGATGTGGTCTGCATGGGGACCTCCTGCGCCAGCGATTCAATTTCACTCACACTCAGTGCCGTATTCATAATCCGGATATCATCAAGCATACCGTGAAACCCGTCGGCAAACCACGAATCATCGAGCGTTGCAGAATCAGAAACGGTCTGCGGAGATCCATTTACATATATGGAAAAATTTCCGTTGTCGATTATTGCGGCAAGGTGATTCCAGGAGGTATCGAGATCAACATCCGATGCCGTTACCGCAAGGCCGTTTTCGCCGATTATGGTTATGGTATTGGATGATGGGTTACAGGCCAGCTCGTATCCTGAGGGATCCGCTTTTGAAACAAGGGACATGGTAATATTCATATCGGTATTGTCGATCTTTGTCCAGAGTGCAATGGTAAGCTGCTGATTCAGGTCCAGCGCGGCCGACGGATCGATATCCACATACCCGAGCCCATCAAAACGCATGGATTCACTCCCCTGAGAAATCCATCGTGCAGGCCCTGCAACCGTGCCGTCACTGCCGTTTCCGGAAACGTCGGCGACAGTAGTGCCGCTGCCAGCACTGAAAGTCCAATGACCGGCAGTCTCGGCATATGCGAAAAGAGAGAGAGAAACTATCATTATAATCTCTGCAAAGGGATGAGTGGACTTTTTCATTGTTACTCCCTCGTATTATCTATTCTAGTGTGATTACTCAGCTTTATCTGCCATAAATATCACAAAAATATTCCTAAAAATCACAATTAATGGTTGCATTCATTGTATTTTGTATTCTTTTTTCGGTTTTCCAGGGTCTTTAAGCAGATACTTTCGGGGCCTCGGAATTTCTCCGCCGTGCTTATCCCCGCTCGGCCTTTCTTTGCTCGTTCACAGCAGCGGGATCGCAAATACCGTGCAGCTTGTCGGCAAAATATGCCGAGATATCCTGCACAGCGCGATCAGTGGGGCGGTTTTTCAGAAGATCATCAAATTCCTGCGGATCGTTTTCAAGATCGAAGAGGCGGCGCTGTTTTCCGGGAATTTCAATATATTTATACCGTTCTGAACGCAGGGCAAACATGCTGGTATTGCCTACCGTATGAGTTTCGGAGAATACATATTCCCGTTTGTGCGGCAGCGAATCCCCGCGCAGCGCAGGCCGGAGCGACATCCCACGACGATCTTCCAGGGACTGAAGACCCACTGCCGCAACAGTGCGGTGCTCCCGATTGATGGACTGGCGAAGGAAGCCTGTCTGTGTGATTCAAGCAATGCGTTTCCCGGTAAAAATCCCCGTGGACAATTCGGATTTTTTTTCTTCAGTTAACCATTCGGCGACAACCTCAAGCTGTTTCGATCTTTTCGGGAGAGAATCACTGGAATATCTTCTCCGACCTGTGTGACCGAGGCAAGCTATCCGGAAACTTGAAAGCTGATGCATTTCTTGCTGCAATTGCGCTTGAATCCGCATGAAAAAAGCTGCCCATCTGCTGCATAATTCGAAAACCGGTATTAAAGAGATTGCAGCGGACCTCGGTTTTTTCGATGCCACTCATTTCTGCAAGGCATTTAAAAAAGCGACAGGGCTTTCACCCCACGCATTCAGAAAGAGCGGGATGTACCTTGGTTGAGCTGCTGCGGCATTCGGCATTTTCGACGGTAAGACAGTATCCGGTTCGCCTGGATCTGCGCGGCGTCAGGTTGTGGATAGTTCCAGCATGGCGGTGGATGGTTGAAGAATGAATTGCGCAGCATAAGACACGCTCAACCCGTCGGCAGGTGCGCAGTCGCTTTAATCCGGGAATATTGTGATTGGTTGAACACTGCCTCGTTTCACGATAAAACAGAAAGTTCTGCTACTTCTTGTAATATCGTGTTTTTTTACACGATAAATCAAATAGTATTGACATGTTTTGTTAAATCGTGTATATTTTACATGATAAAACAAAAAGTATCAGATCCACAGATACGTCAGCATGTTGCATTGAAAATTATTGTATCAGAGGGGTTGTATGGATTCGCATGAGATGCAAATTATAGCAAGAAAAAAAGAAATAAAGTTTTTAACTGCAAAATTTGAAAGCAAAGAATCCGAATTAATTGCGGTTTATGGAAGAAGGCGCGTTGGCAAAACATATTTGATCAGGAATTTTTTTCTTTCTCAAAAATGCATATATTTCGAATTGACAGGCCAGAAAAAAGAGAATGGCGAAATCGCATCAACGGCACATCAGTTGGCAAATTTTCAATATGCATGGCATAAGGCATTTGATGAAAGCATCGAAAAGCCGCTGAGCTGGGAAGAAGCTTTTTACAAGCTCAAAATAAAAGTCGATTCGCTGCGCGCCGCTTCGCAAGATACAATTGTCCTGTTTTTTGATGAAATGCCCTGGCTATGTTCGGCAAATAGCGGCTTTTATGAAAATTTTGATCAAGCCTGGAACGCATGCTTTGAACCGGCATCAGGGGTGAAAGTTGTGGTATGCGGCAGCGCCTCAACCTGGATACTAAAAAAAATAATCTATGCAAAAGCAGGTCTTTCAAGACGTGTTACCGGCAAAATACCCTTAAAGCCCTTCACGCTTAACGAGACATCCCAGTATCTGGCATATAAATCATTTGTGGTCCCGCCGGAAACTGTCGCGGAGCTGTATATGATATTCGGCGGGATCCCGTACTATTTAAATTTTCTGGACCGATCAACTTCAATATATCAGAATATTGACAGATTATGCTTTCGCAAAACAGGTGATCTTTATGATGAATACAACATTATATTTGATTCGCTATTCAAGAATTCCGGCGATTACAAGCAGATAATTGAACTGCTGGCAAAAAGAAGAATTGGCTATACCTTTCGTGAGATCGTAGATTCGCTGCAAAAAAGCCGTCGGGAGATTTCCGCCAGCACATTGCGGGAGATATTGCGAAATCTGCATGAATGTGATTTTATATCCAGGCGTGTTCCTTTATTCAATCAGGCAAAGGGAACAGTGTATTCGTTGTGCGATGAGTTTGTGCTTTTTTGCATACAATGGATGCTCCCCCGGCACGGGCTGAATGATGTTGCCGATGCATACTGGCAATCTATTATGAACAGCAGTTCATATAGATCATGGCTGGGATTCAGTTTTGAATTGCTTTGCTTAAAGCATTCTGCAAGCATTCGACATGCGCTTGGCATACATAAAATTTCA
Encoded here:
- a CDS encoding AAA family ATPase; protein product: MDSHEMQIIARKKEIKFLTAKFESKESELIAVYGRRRVGKTYLIRNFFLSQKCIYFELTGQKKENGEIASTAHQLANFQYAWHKAFDESIEKPLSWEEAFYKLKIKVDSLRAASQDTIVLFFDEMPWLCSANSGFYENFDQAWNACFEPASGVKVVVCGSASTWILKKIIYAKAGLSRRVTGKIPLKPFTLNETSQYLAYKSFVVPPETVAELYMIFGGIPYYLNFLDRSTSIYQNIDRLCFRKTGDLYDEYNIIFDSLFKNSGDYKQIIELLAKRRIGYTFREIVDSLQKSRREISASTLREILRNLHECDFISRRVPLFNQAKGTVYSLCDEFVLFCIQWMLPRHGLNDVADAYWQSIMNSSSYRSWLGFSFELLCLKHSASIRHALGIHKISSIAGIFYAYSPKTGKRASQIDLLFDRSDKTITICEIKHASKAFEITRQELDALKQKKHDLLDYLEIKRKKRSILFAYITLHGIKRNACFNEIFPEVVTLEDMLNYS
- a CDS encoding helix-turn-helix domain-containing protein, whose translation is MKKAAHLLHNSKTGIKEIAADLGFFDATHFCKAFKKATGLSPHAFRKSGMYLG